In the genome of Jeotgalibacillus haloalkalitolerans, one region contains:
- a CDS encoding glycoside hydrolase family 13 protein, whose product MKKIWWKEAVGYQIYPRSFQDSNGDGIGDLQGIVQRLDYVKELGIDVIWICPMYQSPNDDNGYDISDYQAIMDDFGTMEDFDTLLNEVHKRDMKLIIDFVPNHTSDEHQWFIESRESKDSPKRDWYIWRDGKKDKSGKTIAEPNNWESIFGGSAWEYDEKTDQYYLHVFSTKQPDVNWENPEARQAIYDQVNYWLDKGIDGFRIDAVSHIKKRKKFPDLPNPKKKKYVSSFDMHMNQKGIQPLLKEFKDKTYGQYDVMTVGEANGVSIDEADLWVGEKKGKMDMIFQFEHLGLWDAETNLQLDIVELKKVLTRWQKGLENNGWNALFIENHDKPRVVSTWGNDDEYWYESATSMAAMYFLMQGTPFIYQGQEIGMTNVQFDSIDDYDDVSAKNLYRIRREDGVPHDDIMRILWASSRDNSRTPMQWSSKDQAGFTTGSPWMKVNPNYKEINVEDQLKDEDSVLSFYKRMIEMKKNNELFTYGTYDLILDEHHQIYAYTRTLEDEQVVIFTNLSTKDAICDDLDFTLSFDKLMLNNLPVTTHDDTSTIVLKPYEARVYKLN is encoded by the coding sequence AAATGATGATAACGGATATGATATTTCTGATTACCAGGCAATTATGGATGACTTCGGCACAATGGAAGATTTCGATACGTTATTGAATGAAGTGCACAAGCGCGATATGAAGCTGATCATTGATTTTGTTCCTAACCATACAAGTGATGAGCACCAGTGGTTCATTGAGTCCCGCGAATCCAAAGACAGCCCGAAGCGTGACTGGTATATCTGGCGTGACGGTAAAAAAGATAAGTCAGGCAAGACGATTGCCGAGCCGAATAACTGGGAAAGTATTTTTGGCGGTTCTGCATGGGAATACGATGAAAAAACAGATCAATACTACCTTCACGTTTTCTCAACCAAGCAGCCTGATGTAAATTGGGAAAACCCCGAGGCAAGACAGGCGATTTATGATCAGGTGAATTACTGGCTTGATAAGGGAATTGACGGCTTCAGAATTGATGCAGTCAGCCATATTAAAAAGCGCAAGAAATTCCCTGATCTGCCAAACCCTAAGAAGAAAAAGTATGTATCTTCTTTTGACATGCATATGAATCAAAAAGGAATCCAGCCTCTTCTAAAGGAATTTAAGGATAAAACATACGGCCAGTATGACGTGATGACCGTCGGCGAAGCAAATGGTGTATCCATTGATGAAGCAGACCTCTGGGTTGGAGAGAAAAAAGGCAAAATGGATATGATCTTCCAGTTCGAACACCTTGGACTGTGGGATGCTGAAACAAACCTTCAGCTTGATATCGTTGAGCTGAAAAAAGTACTGACCAGATGGCAAAAAGGCCTTGAGAACAATGGCTGGAACGCTTTATTTATTGAGAACCACGACAAGCCGCGTGTTGTGTCTACATGGGGTAATGATGATGAGTACTGGTATGAAAGTGCAACGTCAATGGCTGCGATGTACTTCCTGATGCAGGGTACACCTTTTATCTATCAGGGGCAGGAAATCGGTATGACAAACGTTCAGTTTGATTCAATCGATGATTACGATGATGTATCTGCGAAGAACCTTTACCGGATCCGCCGTGAAGATGGTGTGCCGCACGATGATATTATGCGCATTCTGTGGGCTTCTTCACGTGATAACAGCAGAACGCCGATGCAGTGGTCAAGTAAAGACCAGGCTGGCTTTACTACTGGCTCCCCATGGATGAAAGTGAATCCAAACTACAAAGAGATTAACGTTGAAGACCAGCTGAAGGATGAAGACTCAGTCCTGTCATTCTATAAGCGTATGATTGAAATGAAGAAAAACAATGAATTATTTACGTATGGCACTTATGATCTCATTCTTGATGAACATCACCAGATCTATGCTTACACAAGAACGCTTGAAGATGAGCAGGTTGTGATTTTCACAAATCTTTCTACAAAGGACGCAATTTGTGATGACCTTGATTTTACATTAAGCTTTGACAAGCTGATGCTGAATAATCTTCCTGTTACGACGCATGATGATACTTCAACAATTGTATTGAAACCTTATGAGGCAAGAGTATACAAACTTAATTAA